The Microscilla marina ATCC 23134 genome contains the following window.
TTTTGAAAATTTGCTCAATTGCCTCAAAGTAGGGCTTGTACTCCATTCCTTTGTACATGTGTACCGCTATATATGCCGAGTCGCGGTCGGAAGCGGGGCTAATCAAAATGTCGTCGGCTTTTACCCAACGGCACTCAATCGGGAAGTGTACCTTGAACTGGTGTTGGTTGATGCATTCCTCTATTTCTTTGATCACGGTGGTAAAATTCTCTTGGGGCACATTGTACTCCATCTCGTTGAAACGCACCAAGCGTTGGGTCGCAAATATGAGATGGCTATGGTTGATATAGGTTCCTTCGGATACTGCCGCTGCCGAAATTTTGCTAATGCGCGGGGCAACCTTTGGAAACGTTCTTGAAATGCGGCTAAGTACACCAAAAGCGCCATTTTCTAATACCACATCATTAAACTTTTTGGCAAAACCCACGTTTTTTACGGGCTCGGTGGTCATATTTACAAACTTGAGCTGCACCGTTTTGGTAAATGGAAACCAGTAAAACTCAAAATTGCGATTGTCGGCTTTGAACTTTTCTATATGTTGGAGGGTCTCGTCCAGGGTAGATTTTACCGAGACATACTTGAGCTTGAAGGTGGGCACCAGGCGCAGTTTTATTTGGGTAATAATGCCCAACGCCCCCAACGATATTTGGGCAGCTTTGAACAAGTCGCGGTTGTTGGTGTCAGAACAAACCACCGTTTCGCCTTTGCCGTTTACCAGGGTGATTTCTTCCATCTGGTTGGCAAGCGTCTTAAACTCCACCCCGGTGCCGTGGGTACCCGTGCTGAGCGCCCCCGCTATAGATTGCACATTGATATCGCCCATGTTTTCCATTGCCAAGCCTTGCTCGTGCAATAGCTCGCCTAGCAGCTTAAGCTTGGTACCTGCTTTTACCACCGCCGTATTGTTTTCTTTGTCTAAAGAAACAATGCCTTGGTACTCGTCCAGCGACACCAACACATCTTCGGTATTGATCAATTTCGTCCAGCTATGCCCTGAGCCTATGATGCGGACATTTTGCTGGTTTTCGCGGGCTTTTTTCACCACTTCCACCACTTCTTCGTGGCTGGTAGGATAATAAATTTGGGTGGGGGTAAATTTCAAATTCCCTCCCCAGTTTTCAACAGTTTTTGACATAATAATTTTAGTTTTTTAGTTTTTTTAGTCGGGAGTTGGGAGTCAGTAGTCAGGAGATTTTACAAGCTGTTGGCTCGCGAAGCAATTCTAAAAAATATCGTCTGCCGATTTCATAAAGCCTTAAAAATCAAAATTTTATAAATCGGTTAGTAGCCTGTAGATTAGCCTCAAACTTGTAGCTAGAAGCTTGAGGCTATAGTGGCTACTAACTCCCGACTAATGATTAGTTGCTTGTAAAACAAGGTGTAAAAACCCAGCACCTTGCAGAAGCTACCAACTCCCGACTCCTGACTACCAACTATGGACTACCAACTATAAAAAACACTTCCCTTCTCCTCTAAAAGTAGGCTCCTTGCCAGCAATTTTTCCCTCGCTCACCAAATGCATTTCATTGAAACGTTCGCACAATTCGCCCGCCTTGCTATGGCGCAAAAATATGGGGCTGCCATAGGTCAGGGTTTCGCTGCCTTGGTAAGTAATGGGCGTTTGTACCTCGCCCGTGCCCTCGTTGTCGGTCAGGCGAAAGCCTTGGGGCAAATAGGGCACTGGCTGTTTGTCTTTGGCTATAGCCCCCGATGCCACATAACCTCCCCCCAGGCAAGTGTACATGCCGGGCAAGGGTTGGCGCACTACCTCTATAGCATAAGCAGCGGCGGGCAAATGGCTAAACTGGCTGTAGTTGTCGAACAAACCAGGGGTATAAAACCCCGACCCTACAGTTACTTCAGTCACTACCTCCTCTTGGATGGTGCTCTCCAGGCTACCCGTGCCCCCACCGTTTACCACCCGCAACTTTGCCCCTTGTGCCGCAAGCGCATGCACCACTGAAGCCCTGCGGCGGGCTATTTCTTTGATCGAGCGTTTTTTCAATAATTTAATCATGGCATTTTTGACCGCCTGTCCGGGTATTTTATCGCCCAAACCCGCAATTTGCGCCTCGTAGCCCATAATGCCATCTAAAGTCACAAAATCGGCGGCTTCTATAGCTTCGTATACCTCCAGGGCTTCGGTGGCGTTGTGTACCGATGAGCGAAATACGCCAAAATGAATGCCCGGAAATTTAGACGACATGTCTATGTCTATGCACACGGGCAACGCCACTTGCATGGCTTGCCCTATAGCATTGATGCGCTGCACGTGGGCGGGGCTGTCTATCATCAATACCAACATTTTGCCTTGTTTTACCTCTTCGGCTACTGCCCTTAGGTCGGTTTCGTGCCAAATGGGGTAGCCCATCAGAATATCGTCGAAGCCCTGTTGGCTCAACCATACCGCCTCTTGGGGGTGAAAGCTCATAATGCCCTGAAACTGATCGCTTGCCGCCAATACATGCTCTAGCACCGCCCTACAGCGTACCGACTTGGAGGCAACCCTTATTTTTTTGGCGCTACCCGTGCGTTTCAAAATTTGCCGAATATTTTCGTTGAGCAAATCAAGGTCGGTAAAAGCAAAGGGTTTGGGGGTATTTTTAAATATTTCGCAATAATATTGGTAGTCAGGCGTAAGCTCAGGCATTTGTATGATACAATTGTTTGAAAAGCTAAAGTACATAGAATTACGAAAATACCTATAGTTTGGGCATTTTTTAGTTGATAGCTCAAGGTGTTAGGTGTTAGTGTCTATGCCTGATATAAGTTGACAAAATTCAACCATTTGTCATTGCCTAAAACAGGTTGACATCTTTAAGTCACTATAGTTGCCAGTAGAGGCTATGCCGACATCCCGTTTACGCACCTCGCAGGGACTTCTATCTACAGGTTTTATAAACCTTTAAAAATCAATGTGTTATAAATCGGTAAGTTGCTTGTAGAGTAGCCTCAAGCTTGAAGCACCGATATGCATCGGCATCTAAGGACTTGAGGCTGTAGAAACCTCCTACCTATTGCTAAAAATAATAGCAAAATTTATGTTTAAAAATTTGGCAAGTAAATTAAAATGCCATTATATTTGTCATAACAAAGATTTTAAGCCAATATAATTAACAAATTGAGTTTGTCACCCTTAAACACAAGATAGTATGGATAGCCTAGGCATAGACAACAACACCCGCGAAATAGTTTGGAAGATTACCCCAAAAAACAAAAAGACGAAGCCCAAAGCCAAAGCAAATGCTCCCAAAAAGAAAGCTGCTGTGGCGGCAGGGGCAAACCCTGACCTACAAGCATTGGTAGAGGCACAGGTCAATAACTTGTCGAGTATTTTGTTTGAGAAGATACAAGAGTTGGAGCAGGGGGTACAAAAGCTCAATGCTTACCAGACCAGGTTAGAAAAGTTGGTTGATCACCAAAAGGCGGAGGCTTATACCCAAGATGCGGTGTTTGAGCCTTGGTATTTGTAGGCACAGGGCTTTCTTATAAAAGGCTATTTAGGAGAATATGCCCCCGAAAAACCACATTATCGCCTCAGGCAGTGTCTTCACGACCGATCGAAACTTCATACTTTGCAAGCCTCAGAGGGGG
Protein-coding sequences here:
- a CDS encoding D-arabinono-1,4-lactone oxidase, yielding MSKTVENWGGNLKFTPTQIYYPTSHEEVVEVVKKARENQQNVRIIGSGHSWTKLINTEDVLVSLDEYQGIVSLDKENNTAVVKAGTKLKLLGELLHEQGLAMENMGDINVQSIAGALSTGTHGTGVEFKTLANQMEEITLVNGKGETVVCSDTNNRDLFKAAQISLGALGIITQIKLRLVPTFKLKYVSVKSTLDETLQHIEKFKADNRNFEFYWFPFTKTVQLKFVNMTTEPVKNVGFAKKFNDVVLENGAFGVLSRISRTFPKVAPRISKISAAAVSEGTYINHSHLIFATQRLVRFNEMEYNVPQENFTTVIKEIEECINQHQFKVHFPIECRWVKADDILISPASDRDSAYIAVHMYKGMEYKPYFEAIEQIFKKYKGRPHYGKMNTLKHEDFAELYPHWDKFNEIREQQDPDGIFLNPYLQGIFKEKVGSRESGVGS
- a CDS encoding amino acid deaminase/aldolase; its protein translation is MPELTPDYQYYCEIFKNTPKPFAFTDLDLLNENIRQILKRTGSAKKIRVASKSVRCRAVLEHVLAASDQFQGIMSFHPQEAVWLSQQGFDDILMGYPIWHETDLRAVAEEVKQGKMLVLMIDSPAHVQRINAIGQAMQVALPVCIDIDMSSKFPGIHFGVFRSSVHNATEALEVYEAIEAADFVTLDGIMGYEAQIAGLGDKIPGQAVKNAMIKLLKKRSIKEIARRRASVVHALAAQGAKLRVVNGGGTGSLESTIQEEVVTEVTVGSGFYTPGLFDNYSQFSHLPAAAYAIEVVRQPLPGMYTCLGGGYVASGAIAKDKQPVPYLPQGFRLTDNEGTGEVQTPITYQGSETLTYGSPIFLRHSKAGELCERFNEMHLVSEGKIAGKEPTFRGEGKCFL